The following nucleotide sequence is from Clostridiales bacterium.
GTCAATGGGCGGTTTAATATATTTTTTATATAACGGTCTCGGCTTCGCGCTCTTAGGCGGCGTATTCGGCTTGTCGGCATATAAGATATCTTCTACTTTAATTTGTTCTTCCTCCGAAGCCGCCGTTTTTTTGCTCGCTATAGACTCCACTTCATTGATTTTTTTGTCAATATCCGAGGTTTGCTTGGGAGGATTTATAGTAAGATATTGCGAATTCTCATAAGGCTGCTCAAAAGATTGCAACGACTGGTTTAGGTTTTGCTCGCTCAAAAATCTCAAAGGCTCAACTTTAACATCGGCAAGCTTATTGTCGCTTTGGTCTTTGGGCTCAGTTGGAATTTTTTGCATTGAAGCCTGAGTTTGCTCGGTATAGATTTGAGGTTCGTTATAGACCTGGTTTTTTGAGCCTCGCTTTAATATTTCTTTAAACTCTTTTATAACGCTGTCTTCTGTCTCGGCGGTTTTGCTTTCCCTAAGTTTTTGGCTAACTAATTCCGCGTCAATAATTTTGGGTATTTTGGGCGCTTCTTGCGATTGATTGGCAATACTATGCTTTAGTTCATTTTTTAGTCTAGATTCTAAAATCTCTTTGCTTCTTTTTTCGGCGTCAATGACATTGGCCGCAACAATTTTTTTAGGCGGAGGGACAAATTCCGATTTTTCTTTATGAATTATTTTTTCGGGCTTTGGCTCCGCATAAAAACTTGTTTTAATAGTATTTGGTTTTGCATCAGAAGATTCAAAAGACGCCGCCAAAGACGCCGCGTAATCAGCCCTAAAAGTGTTAATAGAGCCTTTAAATGACTGAAACTTTTTATCTATGCCAAAATCGCCGTATTTCTTTTTATTTTCTTCCAAAGCCGAATAATAATCATGGCTTAGGTTGTATATTTTTTTAACGCCTCTTTTTTCGCTTTTATCAAAAGCGCTTGCTTTTTTGTCGCCTTTTATAATTGTTGAGACAAATAAAGAATTGGTCTTTTTTTCGGCAAGTTGTCTTTTAAATTCCCTTTGGGTATTTGCTATAATATTTTTTGTTTTGTTGTATCTTTTAATTTTTTCAAAATCAATAAATGTTATCCCAAATACTACAAACAAAACCGAAAACAACACATAGCTACCTATAAGCTTTAAAGCCATATATATCGGATATGCTACAAAGCCCAAAATTACGCCGCCAAAAGTCATTGAAGAATCATAGCATTTGGAAATATAACTAGCAAAAGACACATCCGCGCCCAAAAACCGCGCGGACGAAATTAGATGCAAAATCATAAGGGCGCAAAAAAACATGCCCAATACGGAAAAAGTTTTTCTCAAAGAAACCTGAACGGTATAGCCTTTAAAAAGAATCAATCCAAAAGAAAACAGGGTTACAAATAAGGCGTAATGGGAATAACCAAATACGCCCATTACAAAATTTTTTACCGCTTTTGCGCCAATAGGCGCCAAAAAAATATCAAAAACGGTAAAAATTAAAATGACTACTGACAAAATCATCAGAGCCAATCCGTTAATTTCGCTTCCTTTATTTGAATATCTGCTTTCTTTTCTCAAAAAAAGACTCCTGAAAAAACCTAATATCAACCAAACTGCTTTTTTGATAATTATACCATAATACGATTTAATAGACAATGGATATAAATCTTAAGCATATCCAACTTATCGTCAAATTACAAAATATTATTTAATGATTTTAACGAACATCCGACAAGTTCGCTAAATACATTGGCTATAAAATGCAACAACTTTTTTGACGCCGATGATTCTATTTTGATGGTTGATAGTCTTTCATAATCCGAATTATCTATAAACTTCAAGTTATTGATTAAATTAAGCTGCAGGGGCAAACCATCTATATCTTTACATAACGGACATAACAGCCCTCCTCTTAGCGCGGAAAAATACGGCCTTGAAACACTGGCGCGGCAAGACGAGCATTTTGTAAAATTCATTTTATACCCTATTAACGCCAGCGTGTCTATGATAAATTTGGTTGCTATCATATTTTCATTAGTCGTATCATAAGCAAGTTCTTTTAACGCTTTGAGGCTATGCAAAAACAATTTTTCATTAGGTTGACCTTCAATGGTGGCGTAGTCAATAACCTCCAAAATAACGCAGCCACAAAAAAATCTTTCTGTTTGATACGCAAGGTCATAAAAAGATTCGGTCAGCGTGCAATTGGTCGTTATATAATTGTTGCCGCGTTCAGAAAAAATAAACTCGCCAAAACAGAAAGGTTGCGCCGCCATTTTCATCTTTGCTTTTGGCTTTTTTACGCCTTTAAAAACGGCGTTTAATTTCCCCCTCTCCAAAGTAAAAATTACGGCGATTTTATCGTTTTCCTTATAATCTTTGGTATTTAAGACCAAACCTGTAACTTTTATATTATCTTCCATAGTTAAATTATATCAAAAAATATTT
It contains:
- the recO gene encoding DNA repair protein RecO, giving the protein MEDNIKVTGLVLNTKDYKENDKIAVIFTLERGKLNAVFKGVKKPKAKMKMAAQPFCFGEFIFSERGNNYITTNCTLTESFYDLAYQTERFFCGCVILEVIDYATIEGQPNEKLFLHSLKALKELAYDTTNENMIATKFIIDTLALIGYKMNFTKCSSCRASVSRPYFSALRGGLLCPLCKDIDGLPLQLNLINNLKFIDNSDYERLSTIKIESSASKKLLHFIANVFSELVGCSLKSLNNIL